In Edaphobacter aggregans, the sequence ACTCAACCCAAACAGATCATCGACCAGCTGCCGGACAGCCGGAATCCGCGTCGATCCGCCAACCAGCACCACCTCATCGATGGCCGCAGTCTCCAATCCCGCATCCTTCAAAGCCTGCCTGCAAGGTCCGGCCGTCCGAGCAATTACCCCGGCAGTCAACTCTTCAAACTGCGCCCTTGAAATCTCCCGAAGATACCTCTTCCCACTAGGCAGCAACACATCCAGCGTCGCCGCATCCGCTGTCGAAAGCAGAATCTTCGCCTCAATCACCGCCTTGCGAATCGCCTGCACCGCCTCGCCATTTTCGCGAACATCCTCGCCCAGATCGCCCGCAATATCGTCCAGCGCAATCGCAATCAGCAAATTGTCGATATCATCCCCGCCCAGGTGCGTATCCCCGCCCGTAGCGATCACCTCAAATATCCCCTCATGCAGCTTCAGGATCGAGATATCGAACGTCCCGCCCCCAAAGTCATAGACCGCGATCAACCCATCGCGATTCTTATCCAGCCCATAGGCCAACGCTGCCGCGGTAGGCTCATTCACCAGCCGCAGAACCTCCAGACCGGCAATCCGCCCGGCATCCTTCGTAGCCTGCCTCTGAGCGTCGTTGAAGTAAGCCGGGACCGTGATCACCGCCTTCGTCACGGGGGCGCCGAAAAACCTCTCCGCATTCTTCTTCAACTGCATCAATACATAGGCCGATATCTCCGGCGGCGTGAGCATCAACCCACCCACGCTAACCTTCAACACCTCACCCGGCTGCAATCCCTCCGCGAGTTTGAACGGAAACAGCTTCAGCTCTTCCTGCACATCCGCAACGTCACGCCCCATCAAACGCTTGGCCGAATAAACGGCGCTCGCCGCATCCGACATCAGCGTCCCACGCGCAGCATTTCCCACAACTACACCATCATCGGTCCACGCCACAACCGACGGAACCAGCCGTTCTCCATCCTCACCGGGGATCACCGTCGGCGTATCTCCTTGCATATAAGCAACAAGGGAGTTCGTCGTCCCCAAATCAATCCCTACAACCCTCTCATCCGCCATCGTTTCCAATCCTCTGTTCGTCGTATCTCTATTGTCCTACAATCGCCTGAAGGCTGGGCACAGAGCCATCAGCCCATGCTTCTGATGTCTCGCAAACGAGGCCGATGCATGCTTTATCTCGAGCGCCGCCCACATCCCGCCCTCACCCCCTACATCAAGTCATTCTGGTACGCCCGCGACCCTCACGCCATCCACCGCTACGAGCGCGTCCTCCCATCCGGCCACGCCCAGGTCGTCATCAGCCTCGCCCGCGACTACCTTACAGACGCCAACCACCCCATCGACCCCCTTCAGCACTCACCCGCCGCTCTCCTCCTCGGCATCTACTCCCACCACCAGCAGATCGACCTCATCGATCTCACCGAGCTCATCGGCGTCCTCTTCCATCCCGGCGGAACCCTACCTTTCTTCCCCGCCGACACCCACATCTTCACCGACCGCGAAACCTCTCTCGAAGAGATCTGGGGCATCGCGTCTGAAAGTCTGCGAGACGACTTACGCGAAGCCCCCACTCCCGCGCAGAAATTCGCGCTGCTCGATTCAGCCCTGCTCCTCCGCCTCAATCAAAGCAAAACTCTGCACCGTTCACCAGTGATCGACTTCGCGCTCACTCACCTCCACCGCTCTCCGGGCACCACCACCGTCGCCGAACTCACCCGTCAGATCGGCATCAGTCCCCGCCGCCTCTCGCAACTCTTCCGCGAACAAGTCGGAGTTTCCCCCAAGCTCTACTGCCGCATCCAGCGCTTCCAGCAAGCCGTACGGGCAATGCACCATGGCGCAGACATCCCCTGGGCCGAGCTGGCGCTCACCTGCGGCTACTACGACCAGTCTCACTTCGCTAACGATTTTCGCGCCTTCTCTGGTCTAAGCCCAACCACCTATACCGCCACCCACCGACGCTGGGGCAACCACATCCCTCTCGATTGAGGCCGCAACGCACTAGTGACCGTTCTCCGTGCTGCGAATGAACTCGGCATTCATAGGCGTAACAAAAACAGAAAAGTCGGGACCTACTTCCGTTTTTTCCAAGACCAATCCATGACGCCGGGTGCATCCTTTCCATCATGAGCGACAAACCGAAATCCTGCACCTCCACCGTCATCCCCAGCCTCCGCTACCGAGACGCCCCCGCCGCCATCGACTGGCTCGTCCGCGCCTTCGGCTTCACCAAGAACTCCGTCTACATGGGCCCCCACAACACCGTCGTCCACGCCCAACTCACCTTCGGTAATGGCATGATCATGCTCGGCTCCGTCGACAATGGCAGCGAGTACGGCAAGCTCATGGCCCAACCTGACGAGATCGGCATGCGCGAAACTAAGGGCATCTACCTCGTGGTCAACGACGCCGACGCCACCCACGCCACCGCCAAAGCTGCTGGTGCAGAGATGGTCCTCGATATCCGCGATATGGACTACGGTGGACGAGCCTTCACCTGCCGCGACCTCGAAGGCCACCTCTGGAACATCGGAACCTACGATCCCTGGGAACCAGCGTCCTAGCTCCGAGCACGCGGATTAGTATTCCAGGTTGTAAGGAGCCGGATACGTCAACGTCCCGTTCGACTTCTCGTACCACATGAACAGCTTCTTCGGGCTATCGTTCACCCGCGCCGCAACAATGACTCCCGTACCAGTCCTCTTCGAGATATCGACATGGTGCGACTTGATCGGCCCCCAGTCGCTCTCCGTCGTCCAATCCTCGGTAAACCGCTTCAACGTGTAGTCATACTTTTGCGGATGCTGCTTCCAGTCAGGATCGTTCATCCAGATAGCGTAGGCCTTATCGTAATCCTTCGCCTCAAGCGCCGTCAGAAACTGATCCACGCGGTGTTCCGCAGGCAGCGTCGAGAAGAACCATCCATGCCCCAGCAGAAAACCTCCCACCCCAATCACCGCCGTCAGCAGCACCAGCACTCCAGCGCCAATCAGCACATTGCGCTTCGTGTTCTCCTTGCGCTTGTCATACTGCGGCGCATTCAGCAAAGTCATCGCTTATCCCTCAAAACTCTCGAACTATATTAGACGCAGTTTTTGTCTCGCGCGGATACGTCCTTCAACCTATCCCTGGCTCAACCCACCCCTTCATCGCCCGCAGGTGATGCTGCATATGCGCCACATAATCCTCAATCAGAAACCCGAGCGTAATCGGCGATCCCGCAACCTCGCCACGATGCGCCAGGGTGCTCTTCTCCAGATGTGCAATCGTCCACACAACATGCTCATTCAGAGCGAACCACAGCCCCAGCACCTCGGCCCAATCGCGTTCGGCATAATGCTGCGCTCGAACCCACTCCATCTGGTCGTATCCCGGCAGATATTGATCCGGATCGCGCTGCATCCGCACAATGCGCCCCAGATTATTCACC encodes:
- the hscA gene encoding Fe-S protein assembly chaperone HscA, translating into MADERVVGIDLGTTNSLVAYMQGDTPTVIPGEDGERLVPSVVAWTDDGVVVGNAARGTLMSDAASAVYSAKRLMGRDVADVQEELKLFPFKLAEGLQPGEVLKVSVGGLMLTPPEISAYVLMQLKKNAERFFGAPVTKAVITVPAYFNDAQRQATKDAGRIAGLEVLRLVNEPTAAALAYGLDKNRDGLIAVYDFGGGTFDISILKLHEGIFEVIATGGDTHLGGDDIDNLLIAIALDDIAGDLGEDVRENGEAVQAIRKAVIEAKILLSTADAATLDVLLPSGKRYLREISRAQFEELTAGVIARTAGPCRQALKDAGLETAAIDEVVLVGGSTRIPAVRQLVDDLFGLSARGKKPHTELNPDEVVALGAAVQAQILAGGSAATEDLLLLDVTPLSLGIEALGGVVAKIIQRNSTIPASATEHFTTGVDGQANVAIHVVQGERELAKDCRSLARFDLKGIPPMMAGLPRIEVKFLIDANGILHVSAREQRSGKEAEVEVKPTYGLTDEQVESMILASFDYAEEDIRERQVIEAKNEADTILTAVEKGRSHAAWQMLSSDEIEKIDQGVSQLKAATKGNDYKAIRQSIEALDQSTRRFAELMMDSAVSGAIKGKTMEAAGESIGEGVKAPHPFAKAQVLSSDAEAEKIEDSVKDEATAGESTED
- a CDS encoding helix-turn-helix domain-containing protein, translated to MLYLERRPHPALTPYIKSFWYARDPHAIHRYERVLPSGHAQVVISLARDYLTDANHPIDPLQHSPAALLLGIYSHHQQIDLIDLTELIGVLFHPGGTLPFFPADTHIFTDRETSLEEIWGIASESLRDDLREAPTPAQKFALLDSALLLRLNQSKTLHRSPVIDFALTHLHRSPGTTTVAELTRQIGISPRRLSQLFREQVGVSPKLYCRIQRFQQAVRAMHHGADIPWAELALTCGYYDQSHFANDFRAFSGLSPTTYTATHRRWGNHIPLD
- a CDS encoding VOC family protein; the protein is MSDKPKSCTSTVIPSLRYRDAPAAIDWLVRAFGFTKNSVYMGPHNTVVHAQLTFGNGMIMLGSVDNGSEYGKLMAQPDEIGMRETKGIYLVVNDADATHATAKAAGAEMVLDIRDMDYGGRAFTCRDLEGHLWNIGTYDPWEPAS
- a CDS encoding DinB family protein, producing the protein MGVTYTQGTDPLWLEPVELSERLARVVRGAMPWLATLSEEDASQSENEGQWSVKQVVGHLTDSAVNNLGRIVRMQRDPDQYLPGYDQMEWVRAQHYAERDWAEVLGLWFALNEHVVWTIAHLEKSTLAHRGEVAGSPITLGFLIEDYVAHMQHHLRAMKGWVEPGIG